From the genome of Bosea sp. Tri-49, one region includes:
- a CDS encoding ABC transporter substrate-binding protein: MIDPTAFPTRRSTLAMLAAVALPRQAQAAGLRIATIDWSVLETLLALGVAPVAAPELLQFREVAVEPQVPGTVTDLGLRGTVNFELLLLSRPELIYSSSFYASSEPRLLRIAPVERFSIYAPGRPPYEPAAAMMRSIGARLGIGVVAERYLAETEAEFAVLRERLKPHARRPVIPINLGDARHFRVFGADSMFGEVLKRLGLANAWTDDTSYSATAPVGLEALVRVPNAWIALIPPVPPGALEVLSASTFWNALPNLRERRLLWLAPINPYGGLPAARRFARLLTEALLVAEASRG, encoded by the coding sequence ATGATCGACCCGACGGCGTTCCCGACCCGACGCTCCACGCTCGCCATGCTGGCGGCGGTGGCCTTGCCGCGACAGGCGCAGGCGGCCGGTCTTCGCATCGCGACCATCGACTGGTCGGTGCTGGAAACGCTGCTCGCGCTTGGTGTTGCGCCGGTTGCTGCGCCCGAACTTCTGCAGTTCCGCGAGGTCGCGGTCGAGCCGCAGGTGCCGGGAACCGTCACCGATCTCGGCTTGCGCGGCACCGTCAATTTCGAGCTGCTGCTGCTCTCCCGGCCGGAGCTGATCTACTCGTCGAGTTTCTACGCCAGCTCGGAGCCGCGGCTGCTGCGGATCGCGCCGGTGGAGCGTTTCTCGATCTACGCGCCGGGGCGACCGCCCTATGAGCCGGCAGCGGCGATGATGCGCAGCATCGGCGCGCGCCTCGGCATCGGCGTCGTCGCCGAGCGCTATCTTGCCGAGACCGAAGCCGAGTTCGCTGTGCTGCGCGAACGCCTGAAGCCGCATGCGAGGCGCCCGGTGATCCCGATCAATCTCGGCGATGCCAGGCATTTCCGTGTCTTCGGCGCCGACAGCATGTTCGGCGAGGTGCTGAAGCGGCTAGGCCTCGCCAATGCCTGGACCGACGACACCAGCTACTCCGCTACGGCGCCGGTCGGCCTCGAGGCGCTGGTGCGTGTGCCAAACGCCTGGATCGCCTTGATTCCGCCGGTTCCGCCTGGCGCATTGGAGGTGCTCTCTGCCAGTACCTTCTGGAACGCACTGCCCAACCTGCGCGAGCGCCGGCTGCTATGGCTCGCCCCGATCAATCCCTATGGCGGCCTGCCGGCGGCGCGGCGGTTCGCCCGACTCCTGACCGAAGCGTTGTTGGTGGCGGAGGCGAGCCGTGGCTGA
- a CDS encoding TonB-dependent siderophore receptor gives MKTGFLLGSTASLALLCAGAAWAQGQPAPTVQLDTITVEGEGSATGPVNGYVATRSTTGSKASTPITAIPQAVSVLGRDEIDDRKALKVDEALRYTAGVAAQAFGPDPDTDWIFIRGFQATQTGVFMDGLQLYGYGFGGFQINPFLLERVEVLKGPASVLYGGSTPGGIVNLVSKRPTAKNFGYVEAGINNFGNAYLGIDVGLSDKQGIWSTRLTGKLSGGDQYTDVAKDFRGTIMPQITYQPTGATRITAYGVYSALDQIHVGGGFLPYVGTVVNAPFGKIRRKAFLGEPAIDDQERTETLLGYEFQHQFANNWNFTQNLRYGVMKGSQLGPYGFGYAGPDAPFGDRLQPLGPDYQLYRIGFQERTRVNTFTVDNRIDGKVVTGPLEHSLLFGVDYKYFNIDHTQASGGATTISVTNPIYGAQQGPTGVYLNQNLKHHQIGFYAQDQIRFGGGFLLTLNGRYDYVDKKSVSPAGLLFSPTYDKKEASWSGRAGLGYEFANGLTPYVSAATFFTPVFDAVPNLLGGPGQPFRPEEGRQFEAGVKYKPTFMDALFTASVFQITKQNVLNPAPTALNPFAQQQLGEVTSRGVEFEAKANITKDLKALASFTAFDLKTTKDTRPLLVGKTPVVVPEVTTSAWLDYTVPEGVFKGVGLGAGVRYVGSSYANAENTLKVPSATLVDAAIRYQIGNWGMALNVTNLFDRAYVKSCNGQSGCGYGDARTVTVSANYRW, from the coding sequence ATGAAGACTGGATTTCTTCTTGGCTCCACTGCGTCGCTCGCTCTGCTTTGTGCCGGTGCGGCATGGGCACAGGGGCAACCCGCTCCCACGGTCCAGCTCGACACGATCACGGTCGAGGGCGAGGGCAGTGCCACCGGGCCGGTGAACGGCTATGTCGCGACGCGCTCGACCACAGGCTCGAAGGCGAGCACGCCGATCACCGCGATCCCGCAGGCGGTCTCGGTGCTCGGCCGCGACGAGATCGACGATCGCAAGGCGCTCAAGGTCGACGAGGCACTGCGCTACACCGCCGGCGTCGCCGCCCAGGCCTTCGGCCCCGATCCCGACACTGATTGGATCTTTATCCGCGGCTTCCAGGCGACGCAGACCGGCGTCTTCATGGACGGGCTGCAGCTCTATGGCTACGGCTTCGGCGGCTTCCAGATCAACCCGTTCCTGCTCGAGCGCGTCGAGGTGCTGAAAGGCCCGGCCTCGGTGCTCTATGGCGGCTCCACCCCCGGCGGTATCGTCAATCTCGTCAGCAAGCGCCCTACGGCCAAGAATTTCGGCTATGTCGAGGCCGGCATCAACAATTTCGGCAACGCCTATCTCGGCATCGACGTCGGCCTCAGCGACAAGCAGGGCATCTGGAGCACGCGCCTGACCGGCAAGCTCTCCGGTGGCGACCAGTACACCGACGTCGCCAAGGATTTCCGCGGCACGATCATGCCGCAGATCACCTATCAGCCGACCGGCGCCACCCGCATCACCGCCTATGGCGTCTATTCGGCGCTCGACCAGATCCATGTCGGCGGCGGCTTCCTGCCCTATGTCGGCACCGTGGTGAACGCGCCCTTCGGCAAGATCCGGCGCAAGGCCTTCCTCGGCGAGCCCGCAATCGATGATCAGGAGCGCACCGAGACGCTGCTCGGCTACGAGTTCCAGCATCAGTTCGCCAACAACTGGAACTTCACCCAGAACCTGCGCTACGGCGTGATGAAGGGCTCGCAGCTCGGCCCCTACGGTTTCGGCTATGCCGGCCCCGATGCGCCCTTCGGTGATCGGCTGCAGCCGCTTGGACCCGACTACCAGCTCTATCGGATCGGCTTCCAGGAGCGGACGCGGGTCAATACCTTCACGGTCGACAACCGCATCGACGGCAAGGTCGTCACCGGGCCGCTCGAGCATTCGCTGCTCTTCGGCGTCGACTACAAGTACTTCAACATCGACCACACCCAGGCCTCGGGCGGCGCGACTACGATCAGCGTCACCAATCCGATTTATGGGGCGCAGCAGGGCCCGACCGGCGTCTATCTCAACCAGAACCTGAAGCACCATCAGATCGGCTTCTACGCCCAGGACCAGATCCGCTTCGGCGGCGGCTTCCTGCTGACGCTGAACGGCCGCTACGACTATGTCGACAAGAAGTCGGTCAGCCCCGCTGGCCTGCTGTTCTCGCCGACCTACGACAAGAAGGAAGCGTCCTGGAGCGGCCGCGCCGGCCTCGGCTACGAGTTCGCCAACGGGCTCACCCCCTATGTCAGCGCCGCGACCTTCTTCACCCCGGTCTTCGACGCCGTGCCCAATCTGCTCGGCGGCCCCGGCCAGCCTTTCCGTCCCGAGGAGGGCCGGCAGTTCGAGGCGGGCGTGAAATACAAGCCGACCTTCATGGACGCGCTGTTCACCGCCTCGGTCTTCCAGATCACTAAGCAGAACGTGCTGAACCCGGCCCCGACCGCGCTCAACCCGTTCGCCCAGCAGCAGCTCGGCGAGGTCACCTCGCGCGGCGTCGAGTTCGAGGCCAAGGCCAATATCACCAAGGACCTGAAGGCGCTTGCCTCCTTCACCGCCTTCGACCTGAAGACGACCAAGGACACGCGCCCGCTGCTGGTCGGCAAGACGCCGGTCGTCGTGCCCGAGGTCACCACCTCGGCCTGGCTCGACTACACCGTTCCGGAGGGCGTCTTCAAAGGTGTCGGGCTCGGTGCCGGCGTGCGCTATGTCGGCAGCTCCTACGCCAATGCCGAGAACACGCTGAAGGTGCCGTCGGCGACCCTGGTCGATGCCGCGATCCGCTACCAGATCGGCAATTGGGGCATGGCGCTCAACGTCACCAACCTCTTCGACAGGGCCTATGTGAAGAGCTGCAACGGCCAGTCCGGCTGCGGTTATGGCGATGCCCGCACCGTCACCGTCTCGGCCAATTATCGCTGGTAG
- a CDS encoding helix-turn-helix domain-containing protein, whose product MGFQPRMRSVREGISVIGSLKYRVWNGVVADLWQAECQAGASGEYVSEHPRLFVVLDKVGGNFETRLNPNEPGISSRARANAISFMPAGLPVWGRTQQRMRIRHLDLHFDAATVSERLGEALSPERLAQPRIAFSNERILTLARLIAGECAEPDARHDLYGDGLVLAVLIDLFGVRANAPRQRTPLSSWQLKAVTDYISEHAAGTIRLQDLAELVGMSQSHFSHAFKASTGLPPHQWQLKARIERGQRLLAAGDRPLTEIAADAGFSDQAHFTRVFRRMVGETPAAWRRSTAERL is encoded by the coding sequence ATGGGTTTCCAGCCGCGCATGCGCTCGGTCCGCGAAGGCATCAGCGTCATCGGCTCGCTCAAGTATCGAGTGTGGAACGGCGTCGTCGCCGATCTCTGGCAGGCCGAATGCCAGGCTGGCGCCAGCGGCGAATACGTCTCCGAGCATCCGCGCCTGTTCGTGGTGCTCGACAAGGTCGGCGGCAATTTCGAGACGCGGCTCAATCCGAACGAGCCGGGGATTTCCAGCCGGGCCCGCGCCAACGCCATCAGCTTCATGCCGGCGGGCTTGCCGGTCTGGGGACGGACGCAGCAGCGCATGCGCATCCGCCATCTCGACCTGCATTTCGATGCCGCGACCGTCAGTGAGCGGCTCGGAGAAGCCTTGTCGCCCGAGCGTCTGGCGCAGCCGCGCATCGCCTTCTCGAACGAGCGCATCCTGACATTAGCGCGATTGATCGCCGGCGAGTGCGCCGAGCCGGATGCGCGGCACGACCTCTATGGCGACGGGCTGGTCCTGGCGGTCCTGATCGATCTCTTCGGCGTGCGCGCCAACGCGCCACGTCAGCGCACGCCGCTGAGCAGCTGGCAGCTCAAGGCGGTGACCGATTACATCAGCGAGCATGCGGCAGGGACGATCCGGCTGCAGGACCTCGCCGAACTCGTCGGCATGTCGCAATCGCATTTCAGCCACGCCTTCAAGGCCTCGACCGGCCTGCCGCCGCACCAATGGCAGCTTAAGGCGCGGATCGAACGTGGCCAGCGCCTGCTCGCGGCGGGTGACCGGCCCTTGACCGAGATCGCTGCCGATGCCGGCTTCTCCGACCAGGCGCATTTCACCCGCGTCTTCCGCCGCATGGTCGGCGAGACGCCGGCAGCCTGGCGCCGCAGCACAGCGGAGCGACTGTAG
- a CDS encoding ABC transporter ATP-binding protein gives MSTTSPLETRALRAGHGSREILRGLDLAFPRGGFTVVVGPNACGKSTLLRTLARLHEPSGGSVLLDGRSIADFSHRERARRLAVLPQGAETPDGITVADLVARGRHPHGGLFKRWSAEDEAAVAGAMAAAGVTALAARRLDELSGGQRQKAWVAMALAQETDLLLLDEPTTFLDLAHQIEVLELCRALNRAGKTIVAVLHDLNQACRYASHLVAMKGGAVHAQGRPDEIVDSALIQSVFEIPCVVIPDPVAGTPMIVPAFEGSAPPRP, from the coding sequence ATGAGCACGACCTCTCCCCTCGAAACCCGTGCCTTGCGCGCCGGACACGGCTCAAGGGAGATCCTGCGCGGGCTCGACCTGGCCTTTCCGCGCGGCGGCTTCACGGTCGTCGTCGGTCCCAATGCCTGTGGCAAGTCGACCCTGTTGCGCACGCTCGCGCGCCTGCATGAACCGTCCGGCGGCAGCGTCCTGCTCGACGGGCGCTCCATCGCAGATTTCAGCCATCGCGAGCGCGCCCGCAGGCTCGCCGTGTTGCCACAAGGCGCCGAGACGCCGGATGGGATCACTGTCGCCGATCTCGTCGCGCGCGGACGCCACCCGCATGGCGGGCTGTTCAAGCGCTGGTCGGCCGAGGACGAGGCGGCTGTCGCCGGAGCCATGGCGGCCGCCGGCGTCACCGCTCTCGCGGCGCGGCGGCTGGACGAACTGTCGGGCGGCCAGCGCCAGAAGGCCTGGGTCGCCATGGCGCTCGCCCAGGAAACCGATCTGCTGCTGCTCGACGAGCCGACGACCTTCCTCGACCTCGCCCATCAGATCGAGGTGCTGGAGCTCTGCCGGGCGTTGAACCGGGCAGGCAAAACCATCGTCGCCGTGCTGCACGACCTCAACCAGGCCTGCCGCTACGCCAGCCATCTCGTCGCGATGAAGGGTGGCGCGGTCCATGCGCAAGGCAGGCCCGATGAGATCGTCGACAGTGCCCTGATCCAGTCTGTGTTCGAGATACCGTGCGTGGTCATTCCGGATCCGGTCGCCGGGACGCCGATGATCGTGCCGGCATTTGAGGGAAGTGCTCCGCCTCGACCCTAG
- a CDS encoding FecCD family ABC transporter permease, protein MTVPMAAQVPAQGGSSANRRITRRSLAVDLGLVVACVGLGLLALTLGTMRVSLTDAARALAGEATGPVQLVVLEWRLPRILAALCAGAALGMAGALFQTLLRNSLGSPDVIGFDAGAFSGAILAMLAGAAASIVALASFAGGLLAGLLVYAAAGGGHVERNRLILIGIAVGAGFTALNDWLIFTAPLDSALIAASWKQGALAGVDRGRLAIGAAILLVLLPLGLACRRTMDALVLGDDKAMSLGELPGAARLRLGLVGLSLTATATLIAGPVGFVALIAPHAAHRLAGTAGLPLSTSALFGALFLLGSDCVARTLFAPRSLPVGAVTACLGGLYFVLLLRSRLRRGAES, encoded by the coding sequence CTCTCGCAGTCGATCTCGGCCTTGTGGTGGCGTGTGTCGGCCTCGGGCTACTTGCACTCACGCTCGGTACCATGCGGGTCTCGCTGACGGATGCCGCCCGTGCGCTGGCCGGCGAGGCAACAGGTCCGGTTCAACTCGTCGTGCTCGAATGGCGACTGCCGCGGATCCTTGCCGCGCTTTGCGCCGGCGCAGCGCTCGGCATGGCCGGCGCCCTGTTCCAGACCCTGCTGCGCAATTCGCTCGGCAGCCCGGATGTGATAGGCTTTGACGCCGGTGCCTTCTCCGGCGCGATCCTAGCGATGCTGGCCGGTGCTGCGGCGTCGATTGTTGCGCTGGCCTCCTTTGCGGGAGGGCTCCTCGCCGGGCTTCTCGTCTATGCCGCGGCCGGCGGCGGCCATGTCGAGCGCAATCGATTGATCCTGATCGGCATCGCCGTGGGCGCCGGCTTCACCGCACTGAACGACTGGCTGATCTTCACTGCCCCGCTCGATTCCGCCCTGATCGCGGCGAGCTGGAAACAGGGCGCGCTCGCTGGTGTCGATAGGGGGCGTCTCGCGATTGGGGCAGCCATCCTGCTCGTGCTGCTGCCGCTGGGTCTCGCGTGCCGCCGAACGATGGATGCGCTCGTGCTCGGTGATGACAAGGCAATGTCGCTGGGCGAGTTGCCGGGCGCCGCGCGATTGCGTCTCGGTCTTGTCGGCTTGAGCTTGACCGCGACCGCCACCCTGATTGCCGGGCCGGTTGGGTTCGTCGCGTTGATCGCGCCGCATGCGGCTCACCGGCTCGCCGGCACTGCCGGGCTGCCGCTCTCGACCTCGGCCCTGTTCGGGGCGCTCTTCCTCCTCGGCAGCGACTGCGTCGCGCGGACCCTGTTCGCGCCACGCTCGCTTCCGGTGGGAGCGGTCACCGCCTGCCTTGGCGGTCTCTATTTCGTCCTGCTGCTGCGGAGCAGGCTGCGGCGCGGTGCGGAGTCATGA